In the Pseudomonas sp. DTU_2021_1001937_2_SI_NGA_ILE_001 genome, one interval contains:
- a CDS encoding M16 family metallopeptidase produces the protein MNAFARRAAGLLLSTLCLPLAALAADPQPTHEFTLDNGLKVIVREDHRAPVVVSQVWYKVGSSYEAPGHTGLSHALEHMMFKGSSKTGPGEASLILRDLGAEENAFTSDDYTAFYQVLARDRLGVALELEADRMATLKLPADEFSREIEVIKEERRLRTDDKPLSKAYERFKAMAYPASGYHTPTIGWMADLNRMTVQDLRHWYEQWYTPNNATLVVVGDVTPDEVKTLAERYFGPIPRRDVPPANRPLELAEPGERQITLHVQTQLPSLLYGFNVPSLATAENPRSVQALRLIAALLDGGYSARIPTRLERGEELVSGASSQYDAFARGDSLFLISATPNVQKKKTLANVEAGIWRLLDELKTKAPSNEELERVRAQVIAGLVYERDSITSQATTIGQLETVGLSWKLIDEELAALQAVTPEDIQNAAKTYFTRERLSVAHVLPEEKAK, from the coding sequence ATGAACGCTTTCGCCCGCCGTGCCGCCGGCCTGCTGCTCAGTACCCTCTGCCTGCCCCTGGCTGCCCTGGCAGCCGATCCGCAACCTACCCATGAATTCACCCTCGACAACGGCCTGAAAGTCATCGTCCGCGAAGACCATCGCGCGCCCGTGGTGGTCTCGCAGGTCTGGTACAAGGTCGGTTCCAGCTACGAGGCACCGGGCCACACCGGGTTGTCCCACGCGCTCGAGCACATGATGTTCAAAGGCAGCAGCAAGACCGGCCCGGGCGAGGCTTCGCTGATCCTGCGCGACCTCGGCGCCGAAGAGAACGCCTTCACCAGCGACGACTACACCGCGTTCTACCAGGTGCTGGCTCGCGACCGCCTGGGCGTGGCGCTGGAGCTGGAAGCCGACCGCATGGCCACCCTCAAGCTGCCGGCAGACGAGTTCAGCCGCGAGATCGAAGTCATCAAGGAAGAGCGCCGCCTGCGCACCGATGACAAACCGCTGAGCAAGGCCTACGAGCGCTTCAAGGCCATGGCCTACCCGGCCAGCGGCTACCACACGCCGACCATCGGCTGGATGGCCGACCTCAACCGCATGACGGTGCAGGACCTGCGTCACTGGTACGAGCAGTGGTACACCCCCAACAACGCCACCCTGGTGGTGGTCGGCGACGTGACCCCCGACGAGGTCAAGACCCTCGCCGAGCGCTACTTCGGCCCGATCCCGCGTCGCGACGTGCCACCGGCCAACCGGCCACTGGAGCTGGCCGAACCGGGCGAGCGGCAGATCACCCTGCATGTACAGACCCAACTGCCCAGCCTGCTCTACGGCTTCAATGTGCCGAGCCTGGCCACCGCCGAAAACCCGCGTTCGGTACAGGCCCTGCGCCTGATCGCCGCGCTGCTCGACGGCGGCTACAGCGCCCGCATCCCGACCCGCCTGGAACGTGGCGAAGAGCTGGTTTCCGGCGCGTCGTCGCAATACGACGCCTTCGCCCGCGGCGACAGCCTGTTCCTGATCAGCGCCACCCCCAACGTGCAGAAGAAAAAGACCCTGGCCAATGTCGAGGCCGGCATCTGGCGCCTGCTCGATGAACTGAAGACCAAGGCGCCGTCGAACGAAGAGCTGGAGCGCGTGCGTGCCCAGGTCATCGCCGGCCTGGTCTACGAGCGCGACTCGATCACCAGCCAGGCCACCACCATCGGCCAGCTGGAAACCGTGGGCCTGTCCTGGAAGCTCATCGACGAAGAACTGGCGGCGCTGCAAGCCGTCACCCCCGAAGACATCCAGAACGCCGCGAAGACCTATTTCACCCGTGAGCGCCTCAGCGTTGCGCACGTGCTGCCTGAGGAGAAGGCCAAATGA
- a CDS encoding pitrilysin family protein yields the protein MMMRKHALPGLLLAASLSALVALPVRADDAASPDAPLGQNLQSLKELDGKPPARREMNIQSWKTAEGAKVLFVESRELPMFDMRLIFAAGSSQDQNTPGLALLTNAMLNEGVKGKDVTAIAQGFEGLGADFDNGSYRDMAMVSLRSLSDKSKRDPALKLFSEVVGQPTFPSASLARIKNQLLASFEYQKQNPGVIASKALFEKLYGNHPYAHPSDGNPKSISAITQAQLKAFHAKAYAGGNAVIALVGDLSRSEAEAIAAQVSAALPKGPAMAKLPEPTEPKPGVTHIEFPSNQTHLMLAQLGISRNDPDYAALSVGNSVLGGGGFGSRLMTEVREKRGLTYGVSSGFTGMRVPGPFTIGLQTRAELSENTLKLVQDQVREFLDKGPTQKEIDDVKRELSGSFPLSAASNSAIAAQLGAIGFYDLPLTFLEDYLNQAEAVTVEQVKAAMNKHLSADKMVIVTVGPTVAQKPLPPPTDKPARQPVGVPEH from the coding sequence ATGATGATGCGCAAACACGCCCTGCCCGGCCTGCTGCTGGCCGCTTCGCTCAGCGCCCTGGTGGCGCTGCCCGTGCGCGCCGACGACGCCGCCAGCCCTGATGCGCCACTGGGGCAGAACCTGCAATCGCTCAAGGAACTCGACGGCAAGCCACCGGCACGCCGCGAAATGAACATCCAGAGCTGGAAAACCGCCGAGGGCGCCAAGGTGCTGTTCGTCGAATCCCGCGAGCTGCCGATGTTCGACATGCGCCTGATCTTCGCCGCCGGCAGCAGTCAGGACCAGAACACGCCCGGCCTCGCCCTGCTGACCAACGCCATGCTCAACGAAGGCGTCAAGGGCAAGGACGTCACCGCCATCGCCCAGGGCTTCGAAGGCCTGGGTGCGGACTTCGACAACGGCTCATACCGTGACATGGCCATGGTGTCGCTGCGCAGCCTGAGCGACAAGAGCAAGCGCGATCCGGCCCTGAAGCTGTTCAGCGAAGTGGTCGGCCAGCCGACCTTCCCGAGCGCCTCACTGGCGCGTATCAAGAACCAGCTGCTGGCCAGCTTCGAGTACCAGAAGCAGAACCCCGGCGTGATCGCCAGCAAGGCGCTGTTCGAGAAGCTCTACGGCAACCACCCGTACGCCCACCCGAGCGACGGCAACCCCAAGAGCATCAGCGCCATTACCCAGGCCCAGCTCAAGGCCTTCCACGCCAAGGCCTACGCGGGTGGCAACGCGGTGATCGCCCTGGTCGGCGACCTGTCGCGCAGCGAGGCCGAAGCCATCGCCGCGCAGGTGTCCGCCGCGCTGCCCAAAGGGCCGGCCATGGCCAAGCTGCCGGAGCCCACCGAGCCCAAGCCGGGCGTGACGCATATCGAGTTCCCGTCGAACCAGACCCACCTGATGCTGGCGCAACTGGGCATCAGCCGTAACGACCCGGATTACGCGGCGCTGAGCGTCGGCAATTCGGTGCTCGGCGGTGGCGGCTTCGGCAGCCGGCTGATGACCGAAGTGCGGGAAAAACGCGGCCTGACCTACGGCGTGTCGTCCGGCTTCACCGGCATGCGCGTGCCCGGCCCGTTCACCATCGGCCTGCAGACCCGTGCCGAGCTGAGCGAAAACACCCTCAAGCTGGTGCAGGACCAGGTGCGCGAATTCCTCGACAAGGGCCCGACCCAGAAGGAAATCGACGACGTGAAGCGTGAGCTGTCTGGCAGCTTCCCACTGTCGGCAGCCAGCAACTCGGCGATTGCCGCGCAACTGGGCGCCATCGGCTTCTACGACCTGCCGCTGACCTTCCTGGAGGACTACCTGAACCAGGCCGAAGCGGTGACCGTCGAGCAGGTGAAAGCGGCGATGAACAAACACCTCAGCGCCGACAAGATGGTGATCGTCACCGTCGGCCCGACCGTGGCGCAGAAGCCGCTGCCGCCCCCCACTGACAAACCCGCCCGGCAGCCTGTCGGCGTTCCGGAGCATTGA
- the rsmD gene encoding 16S rRNA (guanine(966)-N(2))-methyltransferase RsmD: MANPRAKAHNGQGQLRIIAGEWGSRKLSFPDGPGLRPTPDRVRETLFNWLAPYIVGARVLDLFTGSGALYFEALSRGAKAGLALDTNPAAIASLRQNLALLKCENGQYAQADALRHLESAAAEAFDVVFLDPPFHQGLLADACNLLESRGWLNERAWIYTESETPPSATGLPANWRLHREKKAGQVYYALWQRG; the protein is encoded by the coding sequence ATGGCCAACCCAAGAGCAAAAGCGCACAACGGCCAGGGCCAGCTGCGCATCATCGCCGGCGAATGGGGCAGCCGTAAGCTGAGCTTCCCCGATGGGCCGGGCCTGCGCCCGACCCCGGACCGGGTGCGCGAGACGCTGTTCAACTGGCTGGCGCCCTACATCGTCGGCGCGCGAGTGCTGGACCTGTTCACCGGCAGCGGTGCGCTGTACTTCGAGGCGTTGTCGCGGGGTGCCAAGGCCGGCCTGGCGCTGGACACCAACCCGGCGGCCATCGCCAGCCTGCGCCAGAACCTGGCGCTGCTCAAATGCGAGAACGGCCAGTACGCCCAGGCCGACGCCCTGCGTCACCTGGAAAGCGCGGCGGCCGAAGCCTTCGACGTGGTGTTCCTCGACCCGCCCTTCCACCAGGGGCTGCTGGCCGACGCCTGCAACCTGCTGGAAAGCCGCGGCTGGCTGAACGAGCGGGCGTGGATCTACACCGAAAGCGAGACCCCGCCATCCGCCACCGGCCTACCGGCCAACTGGCGGCTGCACCGTGAGAAAAAAGCCGGCCAGGTGTACTACGCCTTGTGGCAGCGCGGCTGA
- a CDS encoding hydrolase, protein MPALSLHHAPARPFSPAIGLSNPHLQTLWGPLLRRQAPLPRQRERLWLEDGDFLDLDWHGPHEAHTPLVLVLHGLTGSSNSPYVVGLQRAMASLGWASAALNWRGCSGEPNLRPRSYHSGASEDLAAVIDHLRSLRPLAPLYAVGYSLGGNVLLKYLGESGENSQLQGAVAVSVPFRLDQCANRIGQGFSRIYQRHFIREMITYVREKQRRFQHEGLSEGLAELAALGSLEDLRTFWDFDGRVTAPLHGFVDAQDYYRRASSRYYLGQVRTPTLVIQSLDDPFVFAHSLPEPAELASCIDFELQTKGGHVGFVEGSLKQPGYYLERRIPQWLQASLQQDR, encoded by the coding sequence ATGCCAGCACTTTCCCTGCATCATGCCCCCGCCCGCCCCTTCAGCCCCGCCATCGGGCTGAGCAATCCGCACCTGCAGACTCTCTGGGGCCCTCTGCTGCGCCGCCAGGCGCCGCTGCCGCGACAGCGCGAACGCCTGTGGCTGGAAGATGGCGACTTTCTCGACCTCGACTGGCACGGCCCGCATGAGGCTCACACGCCGCTGGTGCTGGTGCTGCACGGGCTGACCGGCTCGTCGAATTCGCCCTACGTGGTCGGCCTGCAACGCGCCATGGCGAGTCTGGGTTGGGCCAGTGCGGCGCTGAACTGGCGCGGTTGCTCCGGAGAACCGAACCTGCGCCCGCGCAGTTATCATTCCGGCGCCAGCGAAGACCTCGCCGCCGTGATCGACCATCTGCGCAGCCTGCGTCCCTTGGCGCCGCTGTACGCGGTGGGCTACTCGCTGGGCGGCAATGTCCTGCTCAAGTACCTGGGCGAAAGCGGCGAGAACAGCCAACTGCAGGGCGCGGTGGCGGTGTCCGTGCCGTTTCGCCTCGACCAATGCGCCAACCGTATCGGCCAGGGCTTTTCGCGCATCTATCAGCGGCACTTCATTCGCGAAATGATCACCTACGTGCGCGAAAAGCAGCGCCGCTTCCAGCATGAGGGGCTCAGCGAGGGGCTGGCGGAACTGGCAGCACTGGGCTCGCTGGAGGACCTGCGCACCTTCTGGGACTTCGATGGTCGGGTCACCGCACCGCTGCACGGCTTCGTCGATGCCCAGGACTACTACCGCCGCGCCTCCAGCCGCTATTACCTGGGCCAGGTGCGCACGCCCACGCTGGTCATCCAGTCGCTGGACGACCCCTTCGTGTTCGCCCACAGCCTGCCGGAGCCAGCGGAACTGGCCTCATGCATCGACTTCGAACTGCAGACCAAGGGCGGCCATGTGGGCTTTGTCGAAGGCTCGCTGAAACAGCCCGGCTACTACCTGGAACGGCGCATCCCGCAGTGGCTGCAGGCCAGCCTGCAGCAAGACCGGTAG
- a CDS encoding sulfurtransferase, which translates to MPLAQLISPRELAARQQDPKLVILDCRFALDDSDYGQRSYAQGHIDRSSFADLERDLSGPVIKGKTGRHPLPAPKALIERLRTWGIDNDSTVVLYDDGPGAYAARAWWLLAWLGKRDGVFILDGGLKAWHAAGLPLSLDPPGNQPGHFQGEPDAALVLSAERLHKRLGRAGLTLIDARAEPRFRGEVEPIDPVAGHIPGAQCLPFTDNLGPDGRFLPPERLRERFAAALGERSPTELVAYCGSGVTACHNLFAMALAGYPLGTLYAGSWSEWINDSSREIATGA; encoded by the coding sequence ATGCCGCTTGCGCAATTGATCAGCCCCCGAGAACTGGCTGCCCGGCAGCAGGATCCCAAGCTGGTGATCCTCGACTGCCGGTTTGCCCTGGACGACAGCGACTACGGGCAGCGCAGCTATGCCCAGGGGCATATCGACCGTTCGTCGTTCGCCGACCTGGAGCGCGACCTCAGCGGGCCGGTGATCAAGGGCAAGACCGGGCGCCATCCGTTACCGGCCCCCAAGGCCCTGATCGAGCGCCTGCGTACCTGGGGCATCGATAACGACAGCACGGTGGTGCTCTACGACGATGGCCCCGGTGCCTACGCTGCCCGCGCCTGGTGGCTGCTGGCCTGGCTGGGCAAGCGTGATGGCGTGTTCATCCTCGACGGCGGGCTGAAGGCCTGGCATGCCGCCGGCCTGCCACTGAGCCTGGACCCGCCGGGCAACCAGCCGGGGCACTTCCAGGGCGAGCCGGATGCGGCGCTGGTGTTGAGCGCCGAGCGCCTGCACAAACGTCTGGGGCGCGCGGGGCTGACCTTGATCGACGCACGTGCCGAGCCGCGCTTTCGTGGCGAAGTGGAGCCCATCGACCCGGTGGCCGGGCACATTCCCGGCGCGCAGTGCCTGCCATTCACCGACAACCTCGGCCCTGACGGGCGCTTCCTGCCGCCTGAACGGCTGCGGGAGCGTTTCGCCGCCGCCTTGGGTGAACGCTCGCCCACCGAACTGGTGGCCTACTGTGGCTCGGGCGTAACGGCCTGCCACAACCTGTTCGCCATGGCCCTGGCCGGCTACCCGCTGGGCACGCTGTATGCCGGTTCATGGAGCGAGTGGATCAACGACTCTTCCCGGGAGATCGCCACCGGCGCCTGA
- a CDS encoding coniferyl aldehyde dehydrogenase produces MPHPASLLENALHQQRLAFAAQSLPSAAQRREWLLQLGRQLRAQRQALVEAISQDFGHRSADETLLAELLPSLMGIRDARRRLGRWMKPSRRHVGLAFQPATARVMYQPLGVVGIIVPWNYPLFLAIGPLTGALAAGNRVMLKLSESTPATGLLLKRLLAEIFPEDLVYVALGDIETGVAFSRLPFDHLLFTGATSVGRQVMRAAAENLVPVTLELGGKSPAIVSRSVPLHDAAERLVFGKTLNAGQTCVAPDYILAPRERVEALVGALRDTLQRLYPAHRETAGNPDRTSIINARQQARLVGYLEDAAAKGARILPLQPEAGRAMPLTLLLEVSDDMQVMQEEIFGPLLPIVPYDDLDQALDWINRRARPLALYYFGYDRDEQQQVLARTHSGGVCINDTLQHVAQDDLPFGGIGPSGMGHYHGREGFLTFSKAKAVLVKPRLNLARLMYPPYGGPLQRLVRWLLLR; encoded by the coding sequence ATGCCCCATCCTGCGTCCCTCCTGGAAAACGCCCTGCACCAGCAACGCCTGGCCTTTGCCGCCCAGTCGCTGCCGTCGGCCGCGCAACGCCGTGAATGGCTGCTGCAGTTGGGCAGGCAACTGCGCGCCCAGCGCCAGGCCCTGGTCGAGGCGATCAGCCAGGACTTCGGGCATCGCAGCGCCGACGAGACCCTGCTGGCCGAATTGCTGCCCAGCCTGATGGGCATCCGCGATGCACGGCGCCGCCTGGGGCGCTGGATGAAGCCGTCGCGGCGCCATGTGGGCCTGGCGTTCCAACCCGCCACGGCACGGGTCATGTACCAGCCGCTGGGGGTGGTCGGCATCATCGTGCCCTGGAACTACCCGCTGTTCCTGGCCATCGGCCCGCTGACCGGAGCCCTGGCCGCCGGCAACCGGGTCATGCTCAAGCTCAGCGAGTCCACCCCCGCCACCGGGCTGCTGCTCAAGCGCTTGCTGGCCGAGATCTTTCCTGAAGACCTGGTCTACGTGGCGCTCGGTGATATCGAAACCGGCGTCGCTTTTTCCCGCCTGCCGTTCGATCACCTGCTGTTCACCGGGGCCACCAGCGTGGGTCGGCAGGTGATGCGTGCCGCTGCCGAGAACCTGGTGCCGGTGACCCTGGAGCTGGGCGGCAAGTCACCGGCCATCGTGTCACGCAGCGTGCCACTGCACGACGCGGCCGAGCGCCTGGTATTCGGCAAGACCCTCAACGCCGGCCAGACCTGCGTGGCGCCGGATTACATCCTGGCGCCCAGAGAGCGGGTCGAAGCACTGGTCGGGGCACTGCGCGACACGCTGCAGCGCTTATACCCGGCGCATCGCGAGACAGCCGGCAATCCGGACCGCACCTCGATCATCAACGCTCGCCAGCAGGCACGCCTGGTGGGCTACCTGGAGGACGCCGCCGCCAAGGGCGCGCGCATCCTGCCCTTGCAGCCCGAGGCAGGGCGCGCCATGCCACTGACCCTGCTGCTGGAGGTGAGCGACGACATGCAGGTCATGCAGGAAGAGATCTTCGGCCCGCTGCTGCCCATCGTGCCCTATGACGACCTCGACCAGGCGCTGGACTGGATCAACCGGCGCGCGCGACCGTTGGCGCTCTACTACTTCGGGTACGACCGCGATGAACAGCAGCAGGTGCTGGCGCGTACCCACTCCGGTGGCGTGTGCATCAACGACACCCTGCAGCACGTCGCCCAGGACGACCTGCCGTTCGGCGGTATCGGCCCTTCGGGCATGGGCCATTACCATGGCAGGGAAGGCTTCCTGACCTTCAGCAAGGCCAAGGCGGTGCTGGTCAAGCCGCGCCTTAACCTCGCGCGGCTGATGTATCCGCCCTACGGGGGGCCCTTGCAGCGCCTGGTACGCTGGCTGCTGTTGCGCTGA
- the coaD gene encoding pantetheine-phosphate adenylyltransferase has protein sequence MNRVLYPGTFDPITKGHGDLVERASRLFDHVIIAVAASPKKNPLFPLEQRVELAQEVTRHLPNVQVLGFSTLLAHFAKEQGANILLRGLRAVSDFEYEFQLANMNRQLAPDIESLFLTPSERYSFISSTLVREIAALGGDIDKFVHPAVAQALTERFKRS, from the coding sequence ATGAACCGAGTTTTGTATCCAGGCACCTTCGACCCTATCACCAAGGGCCACGGCGATCTGGTCGAACGCGCCTCGCGCCTGTTCGATCACGTGATCATCGCGGTGGCGGCCAGCCCCAAGAAGAACCCGCTGTTCCCCCTCGAACAACGCGTCGAACTGGCCCAGGAAGTCACCCGTCACCTGCCCAACGTCCAGGTACTGGGCTTTTCCACCCTGCTGGCGCACTTTGCCAAGGAACAAGGGGCGAACATCCTGCTGCGCGGCCTGCGCGCGGTGTCGGACTTCGAATACGAGTTCCAGCTGGCCAACATGAACCGCCAACTGGCACCGGACATCGAAAGCCTGTTCCTCACTCCGTCGGAGCGCTACTCGTTCATTTCCTCGACCCTGGTGCGAGAAATCGCGGCGTTGGGCGGTGATATCGACAAGTTCGTCCACCCGGCGGTCGCCCAGGCACTGACCGAGCGCTTCAAGCGCAGCTGA
- a CDS encoding YfhL family 4Fe-4S dicluster ferredoxin: MSLIITDDCINCDVCEPECPNEAISQGEEIYVIDPNLCTECVGHYDEPQCQQVCPVDCIPLDDNHVESKDELMAKYMRLTGKA, translated from the coding sequence ATGTCCCTTATCATCACCGACGATTGCATCAACTGCGACGTCTGCGAGCCAGAGTGCCCGAACGAAGCGATTTCCCAGGGTGAAGAGATCTACGTGATCGACCCGAACCTGTGCACCGAGTGCGTCGGCCATTACGACGAACCGCAATGCCAGCAGGTCTGCCCTGTGGATTGCATCCCGCTGGATGACAACCATGTCGAGAGCAAGGACGAGCTGATGGCCAAATACATGCGCCTCACCGGCAAGGCCTGA
- the ggt gene encoding gamma-glutamyltransferase: protein MLLIPKRPRPLLHGAVLLLCALAAQASQAFPRPEQAAIASPHAMATEAGEQTIGMGGNAFDAAISIAATLAVVEPYGSGLGGGGFFLLREGGEKPAYQFIDAREKAPLKATYDLYRRDGKVQPRLSLDGPLAAAIPGLPAALVELAERYGKLPLDLTLKEAIIRAYNGFPVDRIYQKRATMRLAALRDDPESARLFLVNGEVPPLGTLIVQHELGDTLNRLATHGRDGFYAGSTGRALLQGVQQAGGIWTAQDLQDYQVATRAPLRWTLAEQRELVSAPPPSAGGVALAQSLTMLEQLPWRQAQGSQRIHYVLEVLRRAYRDRGELGDPDFVSAPIAHLLDRGYLESLAKGIDPQRATPSKELPPAPEWREGDHTTHFAVIDREGNAVAATLSINLPFGAAFTVPGTGVVLNDEMDDFAADPQGRNAYGLAGSQANSIAAGKRPLSSMSPSFLESPEQFAAFGTPGGSRIPSMVLLAMLQYLDGQPIAQWAASPRYHHQYLPDVVEYEPGALSAEIREELGKRGYSLKQTADSYGNQQVLLWDKHSRQVQVASDPRGEGVAEVFGPR, encoded by the coding sequence ATGCTGTTGATCCCGAAACGACCCCGCCCTCTCCTGCACGGCGCCGTGCTGTTGCTTTGCGCCCTCGCCGCCCAGGCCAGCCAGGCGTTTCCGCGCCCCGAACAGGCGGCCATCGCCAGCCCCCACGCCATGGCCACCGAGGCGGGTGAGCAGACCATCGGCATGGGCGGCAATGCCTTCGACGCCGCCATCTCCATTGCCGCCACCCTGGCGGTGGTCGAGCCCTATGGCTCGGGCCTGGGCGGTGGCGGCTTCTTCCTGCTGCGCGAAGGCGGCGAAAAGCCTGCCTACCAATTCATCGATGCACGGGAAAAGGCGCCACTCAAGGCCACCTATGACCTGTACCGCCGCGACGGCAAAGTACAGCCGCGCCTGTCGCTGGACGGCCCTCTGGCCGCCGCCATCCCCGGCCTGCCCGCCGCACTGGTGGAGCTGGCCGAGCGCTACGGCAAGCTGCCGCTGGACCTGACCCTGAAAGAGGCCATCATCCGGGCCTACAACGGCTTTCCCGTAGACCGCATCTACCAGAAGCGCGCCACCATGCGCCTGGCCGCGTTGCGCGATGACCCGGAAAGTGCCCGGCTGTTCCTGGTCAACGGCGAGGTACCGCCGCTGGGTACCCTGATCGTGCAGCACGAACTGGGTGATACCCTCAACCGCCTGGCCACTCACGGACGCGATGGTTTCTACGCCGGCAGCACTGGCAGGGCCCTGCTGCAAGGTGTGCAGCAGGCCGGCGGAATCTGGACAGCGCAAGACCTGCAGGACTATCAGGTGGCTACCCGCGCGCCGCTGCGCTGGACGCTGGCCGAGCAGCGCGAGTTGGTCAGCGCCCCTCCGCCCTCTGCTGGCGGCGTGGCCCTGGCCCAGAGCCTGACCATGCTCGAACAGCTGCCGTGGCGCCAAGCCCAGGGCAGCCAGCGCATCCACTACGTGCTGGAAGTGCTGCGCCGCGCCTATCGCGACCGGGGCGAACTGGGCGACCCGGACTTCGTCAGCGCCCCCATTGCGCACCTGCTCGACCGCGGCTATCTGGAAAGCCTGGCCAAAGGCATCGATCCGCAGCGCGCCACCCCCAGCAAGGAACTGCCACCGGCACCCGAGTGGCGTGAAGGCGACCACACCACGCACTTTGCGGTCATCGACCGCGAAGGCAACGCAGTGGCCGCCACCCTGTCGATCAACCTGCCATTCGGTGCGGCCTTCACCGTACCGGGCACCGGCGTGGTGCTCAATGACGAAATGGATGACTTTGCCGCCGACCCGCAAGGCCGCAATGCCTACGGCCTGGCTGGCAGCCAGGCCAACTCGATTGCCGCCGGCAAGCGCCCGCTGTCGAGCATGAGCCCCAGCTTCCTGGAAAGCCCCGAGCAGTTCGCCGCGTTCGGCACGCCGGGCGGCAGCCGTATTCCCAGCATGGTGCTGCTGGCGATGCTGCAATACCTGGACGGCCAGCCGATTGCCCAGTGGGCGGCGTCCCCGCGCTACCACCATCAGTACCTGCCAGACGTGGTGGAGTACGAGCCTGGCGCGCTCAGCGCAGAGATCAGGGAAGAACTGGGCAAGCGTGGCTATAGCCTGAAGCAGACCGCCGACAGCTACGGTAACCAGCAGGTATTGCTGTGGGACAAGCACAGCCGCCAGGTGCAGGTGGCCAGCGACCCTCGCGGCGAAGGGGTTGCCGAGGTGTTCGGCCCGCGTTAG
- a CDS encoding multidrug transporter has protein sequence MSPFRLLAATLALSFGLQAMPAMAAFDRPDAMGDPIYTIQNPPAYAMIGDLLIARPLLIAATVAGAGLFVIALPFTATGGGIGRTGKALVVDPAKAAFVRCLGCTGDGYNKQE, from the coding sequence ATGAGCCCGTTTCGCCTTCTCGCTGCCACCCTGGCCCTGTCCTTCGGACTGCAGGCCATGCCGGCCATGGCTGCGTTCGACCGCCCCGATGCCATGGGCGACCCGATCTACACCATTCAGAACCCTCCGGCGTACGCCATGATCGGCGACCTGCTGATCGCTCGCCCGCTGCTGATCGCGGCCACGGTGGCGGGTGCCGGGCTGTTCGTCATTGCCCTGCCGTTCACCGCTACCGGTGGTGGCATCGGTCGTACCGGCAAGGCCTTGGTGGTCGACCCGGCCAAGGCGGCCTTCGTGCGCTGCCTGGGCTGTACCGGCGACGGTTACAACAAGCAGGAGTGA
- the mutM gene encoding bifunctional DNA-formamidopyrimidine glycosylase/DNA-(apurinic or apyrimidinic site) lyase encodes MPELPEVETTRRGIAPHLQGQRVSRVIVRDHRLRWPVPEDLDVRLSGQRIVEVGRRAKYLLIQAEVGTLISHLGMSGNLRLVEAGLPALKHEHVDIELESGLALRYTDPRRFGAMLWSLDPHNHELLARLGPEPLTELFDGARLYELSRGKSIAVKPFIMDNAVVVGVGNIYATEALFAAGIDPRREAGSISRARYLKLAIEIKRILTYAIERGGTTLRDFIGGDGKPGYFQQELFAYGRTGQPCKVCGSLLREVKLGQRASVYCPKCQR; translated from the coding sequence ATGCCTGAATTGCCAGAAGTCGAAACCACCCGCCGCGGTATCGCCCCGCACCTGCAGGGCCAGCGCGTCAGCCGGGTGATCGTGCGTGACCACCGCCTGCGCTGGCCGGTGCCCGAGGACCTGGATGTGCGCCTGTCCGGTCAGCGCATCGTCGAGGTGGGCCGGCGCGCCAAGTATCTATTGATCCAGGCCGAGGTCGGCACCCTGATCAGCCACCTGGGCATGTCCGGCAACCTGCGTCTGGTCGAGGCCGGACTGCCGGCGCTCAAGCACGAGCACGTGGACATCGAGCTGGAGTCCGGCCTGGCGCTGCGCTACACCGATCCGCGCCGCTTCGGCGCGATGCTCTGGAGCCTGGACCCGCACAACCATGAACTGCTGGCGCGCCTGGGTCCCGAGCCGCTCACCGAACTGTTCGACGGCGCACGGCTGTACGAGTTGTCACGCGGCAAGTCGATAGCGGTCAAACCCTTCATCATGGATAACGCGGTGGTGGTCGGGGTCGGCAACATCTACGCCACCGAGGCGCTGTTCGCTGCCGGTATCGACCCGCGTCGGGAAGCCGGGAGCATTTCCCGGGCGCGTTACCTGAAGCTGGCCATCGAGATCAAACGCATCCTCACCTATGCCATCGAGCGCGGTGGTACGACATTGCGGGATTTCATCGGTGGCGACGGCAAACCCGGCTATTTCCAGCAGGAACTGTTCGCCTACGGGCGTACCGGGCAACCGTGCAAGGTCTGTGGCAGTCTGTTGCGTGAGGTGAAGCTCGGCCAGCGTGCCAGCGTCTACTGCCCGAAGTGTCAGCGCTGA